One genomic region from Triticum urartu cultivar G1812 unplaced genomic scaffold, Tu2.1 TuUngrouped_contig_6901, whole genome shotgun sequence encodes:
- the LOC125531237 gene encoding bidirectional sugar transporter SWEET11-like — translation MAEGLFSMAHPWASAFGILGNIISFLVFLAPTPTFLRVYRKKSTEGFSAVPYVVALFSCMLWIFYALVKTNSSPLLTINAFGCVVESFYILLYVVYAPRNARHRALAFFLLLDVAAFSLIVVVTVFLVPQPSRVKVLGSVCLAFSMAVFVAPLSVIFVVIKTKSAEYMPFSLSFFLTLSAVAWFFYGLFTKDIYVTLPNVGGFFFGVAQMTLYFCYRKPDTSALVLPTGIHDVSTEAAAQQEVELPEGTHPAAAMLTVSTLPMLAELQKMEQEISSPTPRKGYIKAF, via the exons ATGGCAGAAGGGCTCTTCTCCATGGCTCACCCGTGGGCCTCCGCCTTTGGCATCCTAG GCAACATCATATCCTTCCTGGTGTTCCTCGCACCGAC GCCGACGTTCCTGCGGGTGTACCGGAAGAAGTCGACGGAGGGGTTCAGCGCGGTGCCGTACGTGGTGGCGCTCTTCAGCTGCATGCTGTGGATCTTCTACGCGCTGGTCAAGACCAACTCCAGCCCGCTGCTGACCATCAACGCCTTCGGCTGCGTCGTCGAGTCCTTCTACATCCTGCTCTACGTGGTGTACGCGCCCAGGAACGCCAGGCACCGCGCcctcgccttcttcctcctcctcgacgtcGCCGCCTTCTCCCTCATCGTCGTCGTCACCGTCTTCCTCGTGCCCCAGCCCAGCCGCGTCAAGGTCCTCGGCAGCGTCTGCCTCGCCTTCTCCATGGCCGTCTTCGTCGCCCCCCTCAGCGTCATC TTCGTGGTGATCAAGACCAAGAGCGCCGAGTACATGCCCTTCTCGCTCTCCTTCTTCCTCACCCTCAGCGCCGTCGCCTGGTTCTTCTACGGCCTCTTCACCAAGGACATCTACGTCACC CTCCCGAACGTGGGCGGCTTCTTCTTCGGCGTGGCCCAGATGACGCTCTACTTCTGCTACCGCAAGCCCGACACGTCGGCCCTGGTGCTGCCGACGGGGATCCACGACGTGTccacggaggcggcggcgcagcaGGAGGTGGAGCTGCCGGAGGGCACCCACCCGGCGGCGGCCATGCTGACGGTGAGCACGCTGCCGATGCTGGCGGAGCTGCAGAAGATGGAGCAGGAGATCAGCTCGCCCACCCCGCGCAAGGGCTACATCAAGGCTTTCTGA